One Anas platyrhynchos isolate ZD024472 breed Pekin duck chromosome 2, IASCAAS_PekinDuck_T2T, whole genome shotgun sequence DNA segment encodes these proteins:
- the FIGNL1 gene encoding fidgetin-like protein 1, translating into MEAPTHSTVHLSDWQKSYFALTSGTCTPAQKADEYRAKILRIQYAWANSEISQVCAANLFKKYAEKYSAIIDSDNIETGLNNYAENILTLAKCQQNDSDKWQSALTTDNVFELKCVQERMQAGKNFQSAQMAPTDAFVPAGNGVSASATPGLPRLGVFSSAAESERCAGSSKCASRGPDLLEHPSSSKSLQSSLPPVTKTSDIPPASSASLKEQVQTGFQVTPLFGNKEMTSSSSLKMSGGCRDGQNLSLSSQSAVHAWSGKRKAFYGLADKGSAAPSSLAPCQPAVSTEANSFSGNRNGNEESAAPGFRTAKEQLWVDQQKKPQSLHQRTPASSYGGIKKSLGAGRSRGPFGKFIPPVPKQDGSENGVAQCKPHAQGPTDLSIPVDERLKNIEPKMVELIMHEIMDHGPPVNWDDIAGVEFAKATIKEIVVWPMLRPDIFTGLRGPPKGILLFGPPGTGKTLIGKCIACQSGATFFSISASSLTSKWVGEGEKMVRALFAVARCQQPAVIFIDEIDSLLSQRGDGEHESSRRIKTEFLVQLDGATTSSEDRILVVGATNRPQEIDEAARRRLVKRLYIPLPEASARKQIVTRLMSKEHSCLSEEEIELIVQKSHGFSGADMTQLCREASLGPIRSLQSMDIATILPDQVRPIAFVDFESALRTVRPSVSSKDLELYETWNQTFGCGR; encoded by the coding sequence ATGGAAGCACCCACTCACAGCACCGTGCACCTGAGTGACTGGCAGAAAAGTTACTTCGCTCTTACCTCTGGCACCTGCACGCCCGCACAGAAGGCTGATGAATACCGTGCCAAAATTCTGCGTATTCAGTATGCATGGGCAAACTCCGAGATCTCTCAGGTCTGTGCTGCCAACCTCTTTAAAAAGTACGCAGAGAAATACTCTGCAATTATTGACTCTGACAACATAGAGACTGGCTTGAATAACTACGCTGAAAACATTTTGACTTTGGCAAAGTGTCAGCAAAATGACAGTGACAAGTGGCAATCTGCCTTGACAACAGATAATGTATTTGAATTAAAGTGTGTGCAGGAGAGGATGCAGGCTGGCAAAAATTTCCAAAGCGCTCAGATGGCACCGACAGATGCCTTTGTACCAGCCGGTAACGGGGTCAGTGCCTCTGCCACTCCGGGTCTTCCTAGACTCGGTGTCTTCAGCAGTGCTGCCGAGAGTGAACGCTGTGCTGGCTCATCAAAATGTGCGAGTCGGGGCCCGGATCTCCTTGAGCATCCCTCGTCTTCAAAGTCTCTTCAAAGCAGTCTGCCTCCTGTGACCAAAACTTCGGATATACCTCCTGCCTCTTCTGCGTCCCTAAAGGAACAGGTTCAGACAGGTTTCCAGGTAACTCCACTgtttggaaataaagaaatgaccAGCAGCAGTTCTCTGAAAATGTCAGGTGGTTGCCGTGACGGGCAGAATTTGTCTCTTTCCAGTCAGTCCGCTGTACATGCATggtctgggaaaagaaaagcattttatgGTTTGGCTGATAAAGGCAGTGCTGCACCTTCTAGCCTTGCTCCATGCCAGCCTGCCGTTAGTACAGAAGCCAACAGTTTTTCAGGGAATAGGAACGGAAACGAGGAGAGCGCTGCTCCTGGTTTTAGAACGGCAAAAGAGCAGCTGTGGGTGGATCAGCAAAAGAAACCTCAGAGCCTCCACCAGCGTACACCAGCCTCGTCGTACGGAGGCATAAAAAAGTCTTTGGGTGCTGGTAGATCTCGGGGTCCGTTTGGCAAGTTCATTCCTCCAGTCCCAAAACAAGATGGGAGTGAAAACGGAGTAGCACAGTGTAAACCTCACGCACAAGGGCCAACAGATCTGTCAATTCCTGTAGATGAGCGCCTGAAGAACATCGAACCCAAAATGGTGGAGCTCATAATGCACGAGATCATGGACCACGGGCCCCCCGTCAACTGGGATGACATTGCTGGAGTCGAGTTTGCCAAGGCTACCATAAAAGAAATAGTGGTGTGGCCGATGCTGCGGCCAGACATCTTCACAGGCTTACGTGGTCCGCCAAAAGGAATTCTTCTCTTTGGCCCCCCCGGGACGGGGAAGACGCTCATAGGCAAGTGCATCGCGTGCCAGTCCGGGGCTACGTTTTTTAGCATCAGCGCCTCTTCTCTGACTTCCAAGTGGGTGGGTGAAGGGGAAAAGATGGTCCGCGCGCTGTTTGCTGTGGCACGGTGTCAGCAGCCGGCGGTGATTTTCATTGATGAAATCGATTCTCTGTTGTCTCAGCGCGGGGATGGGGAGCACGAGTCTTCGAGAAGAATAAAAACCGAATTTCTGGTCCAGTTAGACGGGGCAACGACCTCCTCTGAAGATCGTATTCTGGTAGTTGGAGCAACGAATCGACCCCAAGAAATCGATGAAGCTGCCCGAAGGAGGCTGGTAAAGAGGCTGTACATTCCTCTTCCAGAAGCCTCAGCGAGGAAGCAGATTGTGACTCGCCTCATGTCAAAGGAGCACAGCTGCCTTAGCGAGGAGGAGATCGAGCTTATCGTTCAGAAATCACATGGGTTTTCGGGGGCAGACATGACACAGCTCTGCCGGGAAGCTTCTCTGGGCCCAATCCGCAGCCTTCAGTCCATGGATATCGCGACCATCCTGCCGGACCAAGTGCGGCCCATTGCCTTTGTTGACTTTGAGAGCGCCCTCAGGACCGTGCGGCCCAGCGTGTCCTCGAAGGATCTAGAGCTGTACGAAACCTGGAACCAGACCTTTGGCTGCGGTAGATAA